The DNA segment GAGTTCCTGAGATGGAACCCGTTTACACCCTATGAGCAGGCGCTCAGAATCCCAGTCACAttcagaaataaaccctttcctggcTTTTCAGCAGCCAAAGGAATTAGTGATTACCACCATCTTGGTGTATTATGCTGTGTTGCTGACGATCAAGAGGCTTCACTCTGTCCTAAGCACATGAAGGGTTAAATTTAAGAAAGCACTTCAAGCTCTACCGTAACCATAGGAATAACATGTTGAACACAACAGACACCAGGGTGGGACTGCCCCCAAGGGGGAACTGGGCATTGTGCCAGAGACCTGTGGGGTAACCTGCCCTGTTGGTTCTATACAGGGTTAATAGAGAAAAGCAGGAGATTGCATTGCTTAAAGCTGCAGACCAGCCAGCCTGAAGGAGAAAGAGCCTGGCAGAGATCTAAAATGTTTCAGATTGTACATTtaccaacaaaataaaatcacGCTTCGCATTGGAATGTACTAAGGAGAACTTCATCTCATCCaacctttcccttctctttctccctaagCTAACAATCAACATATGCAACTTATTAACATAACTGAGCATGAACATTTCTTATTTCTGTGCATGCTTTGTATGTCTGTTAAATGAACAgatttgtcttctttttcctaaAATATTCATTTGCCTAGTTAACAAAAATTCACTGGCTTAAACTGTTTTCATAATCATCCTAAAGACTCTATAAACTCCATCATGTCCTGAGTGCAAGAAGGATTAGAACGTAGGGAACATGATGAAAGTTGCATGTGATTACTTTCCTATTCTTACTTTGCTATTCTTACTTGACTAATTCAGGATATTAAAACCACTTTAGGCATTTTGACAAAAGTAGCTCAGtgtagctctctctcttttttttaaccactCAAAAGAGAATAATTCTCTATGTTTAGGCAGTTTGGAACTTGTACTTAAGGACATTGAAATTTGGTCTTTGCTCTTTAGTGAGGGGGAGTCAGGGAAGAAAGGTCCCCGTGTTTACCCACTGAATAAATATGCCTCTAGGCAAGGCACTGTCTGGTGCTTTAGTCCATGGACTTTTAAAACATCTATCTTGGCTGCTCCACAATCCCCATGTTAATCACCTCATCTTCCCGCTTTAGGTGCCTCCAGTTCTAATTCAAGAGAATTATTTGGCAAAGTAAATGATCCATGACCCAACCAGGAAGGGAAGATAAAGGCTCCGGAATGGTGAAAAATTAATGCTGTAAAATCCACGTGCTGTGGATTTCTTCATATGGGAGTCCTTGCTCAAACTAACAATTCTGCAAAGTTTACATATCCAACTCAATAATTCAAAGAcgattaaaaagaataaattacaaTTGTCACTGCTGGTACAGAGCTTATTGTTGCTCTGAACTTTTATTAAGTGTGATTGCCCGTCTTACTCTGGTaaacattttacacacattgtttcattcattcattgtttggtgtgtgtgtgtgtgtgtgtgtgtgtgtgtgtgtgtgtgtgtgtgtgatagagtcTCACATAACCcaaattggcctggaacttactttgtagctgagaatgaccttgaactcctgatactccTGCATCTGTCTCCCGACTGTTTGGATTATGGGCACTCACCACTATCCCTGAACATTTGACTAATTATCCGAACCACTCCTACAAAGTTAAATACTGTTATTAGCTCCATTGCACAGTTACATAAACTGAGGTTTGGATTCTAAATTTTAGAAGGACTAAAAATTTATCAAATCTGTGTAAAATTAGTATAGACAAGCATAAAGGTTACGGTGTGAAAGATTATTTAATAGcaaatgaatattaaatataaagaaaaaaatccaagatgCTAGAGAGCCTTAGTTTGGAGACAGATTACTTTAAAATTCTCAGTAGCTATCGGAGAGCTGCATAATGTCACAGCAGTGAAACCAGTTGGTTTGTGTAAGACAGCTGAAATAAGTTAAACTATGCCTCAAACTGCTCACTTACTAATgataaggaaataaaacattGTCATAACTATAACTGTCCTCCTGGATTTTTAATTGGTGAAGGCAATATCAACTGTAATTTTTCTTCTTAGCAGTAAAGAATGCTTCAATGTTCCAAAAATTTAGAATAAATTGTCTGATAATGGTGATTTTTTATGtgtagttcatttttaaaataattgcaaGGAAGATAGAGAACAAATTCAATCTGCAAATGATTCTACTTTCCTTCTTAATGCCTCTGCATTCAGATTCAGCTAGCCTAGGCAGTCAGCTTGCTGGGGTTTAGGCATATTCCATCACCAGGATTTATCCCACTATGCTAATAAGGggagttgatttttaaaagagacttGGGACCATGGCTGAATTGGTGTGTGATTTGAAGTGGCCTTATATAACTCATTACTGCAATTAAAATAGCTGTCCTGATTCTTGCTTAAAACAGCCACACGATTCATGCCCAGCATAAAACTGTGATTTGTCATAAGAAGACAAAGTCAAATATGAAGCAGAATCACTGTGCAAGAGACAAGTAAAAGTGGGGTACCtgtgtgctgccaggagccaccTGAGCAGCTCAAGGGGGCAGAAGAACCCTAGGTAGGTATATTCAGAATGAGCTAAGGACTTTATGGGGTTGCTGCAAGTACCCATCAGAAATTTGCCTCTCTGGCATCCTTACTCTAAGTTGCCTAGATCTGTCCATGGTAAAGATTCTAAGAAAATATTGCAAGGAGAGACCCTTGGGACTGAGtaggtaggcaggagaaaggactgaGAGGGGGCTTGTAGTTTGCTTCTAAGTGAGAATTAAACAAACGTCCCAGTGTGGATAGAGTACGGGTAAGTTACGTGAGACAGACATAAAAAATCAAGTCCCAAACCACTGTGGTCATTCAGAAATGTTTGCAACTTTTCACAAGAGCAGTGGTATTACTCCCAATTTCCTggctaaatatttattaaagtaaCCAAGGACTGAATACATGAAGCTGCCTCACATCGGCGCAGCATCCGACTTTCTTTCTAGCTCTGAACTGTGAGGtactgtcaaaagaaaaaaaaaaaaaacacactcttCCATACTCAAAATAGCTACGTTACGGAGGAGAGTTGGAACGTGTTCTGGGAGTGGGTGTGTTTGTTTGAGTTCAGTGTGAGCAGAAAAGGCAAGCCTCCACAGCCATTCACACACTTCTCTCCTCAGCGATGGCTACGcagacaggcagagctccagaCCCACATCTCTGAATGGTAACGTACTTCTATAAAGAGGATTTTGTTAACTATTCTGAggcattttataaataatatgcatgtgtttgctggatataaatatatgtatatatgtatatttatttatttactcaactTTTGCTTGCTTTCTCCTGTGTCTGGTTGTGTGCGGTTTTTTGGTGCGGTATGATTTCTGAGGTGTGAGAAAGAGTTTCTTTCTAACTCCTATGCTAGTCACTCAAAAATATCTCTTGAGGTGGCCCCAGCACAGAACCTAAACTCCCCAGATCGCTCTAAACATCTGATTTGGTCGCTGAAAGCAGCTGTTAACATCCAAATGCTACATGGAGATATTAGGCAGACACTAGAAATCAAAAACTATGTAAAACAAAGGAATATGGGGCAATTGTTTCTGATACAATGTTAAGTTTCAAAAGAATGCAAACTGACATGTAAAGTCTGGGTCATGTGCTAGTAAAATGCCATGGGATCAGAACAAGTATATACACTCTCACTTCATGAACATGAGCCTGTGGTAAAAGAAACCCAGCATAGTTAGACAGATTTTGCTGATTTATATTGAAAGAGTGCTTTCCACAGTTTCTGATCCTCAGCTCCCTCTCTTTTCACAGTGGGTCTCACACCTCCCGGTGCTGAGCTCCAGAGGCTCCCAGTGACCTCTTGGTAATCAGCCTTGGCTGGGTCCAAATCCCCACCCCTTGGAaaactcacagagcctgcctgACGTCTGCCTGTGAGTCGCTTTCAGCAAAGACCTCACAGGCAGCTACCCAATCTCTCTTGGTAGCAAATTGCCAAGCCAGGCCCGTTTCCTCAAAAGATGGTAGAGGACTTAGCAGCTTCCTATGTTGCTCTGAAATTGGAGAATGAAATTCTGCAGGCTCAAGTGAAGAGGCTTATGGAAGAAAATGCTGCCCTCCAGGCCCAGATACCAGAGCTCCAGAAATCCGGAGCAGCCAAAGAGGATGAACCACTCCGAAAGTCCTCAGCGGCCCAAGAGCCCCCAGACTCCCCAGAGCTACTGGAACCTCCAGCAGCCAGAGCCTCACAAAAGCCCTGGGAACCCCCAGCAACCACAGAGTCCGGGGGAACTCCAGAGATCAAGCAGCCCAGAGAACCCTCAGCCATTAGAGAGCCCAGCGAGTCCTCAGCCACCAGAGAGTTCATGGGACTCCCAGAGATCAAGGAGTCCCAGAAGTCCCCAGAGACCAAGGAGTCTGGGGGACCCTCAGCCATCACAGAGTTCAGGGGATCCCCAGAGGTCAAGGAGCCCCATTCATCCCCAAAGTTCAAGGAGTATTGGGAACCCCAGGAGCCTCCAAAGGTCAAGGAGTACTGGGACCCTCCAGAGCCCCCTGACTCCACAGCAGCCTGGGGACTCCAAGAGCCTTCAAAGGTCAAGGAGGCCCACAGTCCCCCAGAGCTCCAGAAGCTCTCAGCCTGGAAGCCTCCAGCAACCAAGGAACCCCAGGAGACCCAGAAGGCTCTGGAGTCCCCAGCAACCCAGAAGCCCCACGCATCCCCAAGGGGTTATGATTTCCCAGCAGTCTGGGAGGCAGGGCCCACACACATCCAGGGTACCCCAGCCATCAAGGAGCTCCAGAATTCACAGCTCCACAACCCTACAAATGATGAGGAGTCTCAGACGGTTCCAGAATACCAGGAGACCTCGTCACAGCTGGAGCCCCTTGAGCATCCAGCTACCCAGGAGCCTCTGGAGCCTCGGGTGCCCCAGGAGCCCCTGGACTCCTCAGATGCCGAGGAGTTCCTAGAACTCTCAGTACCTGAAGAGTCCCTAGAGGGCCTCATAGTTGTGGGAACGGGAACAGCCTCTGCATTTTCACAGGCCCACAGCAGATTAGAGGCTGCAACTTTGCCCCTAGAGTATTTGGCCTTCAATGGGGATTCTCAGAAACTCGCTGAGTTTTTAATTCAGTTGAACAGCTACCTGAGAACCAGAGGGCACCTGTATCTCACTGAAGCAGCTCTAGTAAACTTGATTGGCAGCTTCATaggtgaggcaggaaggtggTTCCAGCCCTTAGCAGATATCCAAAACCCCCTGCTGGAACAATTTGGAAGGTTCATTCGAGTGCTCCAAAATATTTTTGACAATCCAGAAAGTATGGAAGTAGCTAACCAAGGCCTCCCTCAGCTGCGCCAAGGGGAAGAAGGCCCTGTCCACAGATCTACAACCAGCTTCCATCTCATTGCTCAAGAGCTAAATTTGGATGAAAGCACATTCTGCATCCCATTTCAAGAAGAGCTTGCCAGTTCTATTCAAAATGAACTGTCTTGCACAAGTCCAGCCACCAGCCTATCTGATGTGATCATTCAGTGTGTCACCCTAGAAGAGAAGACAGATGGTAAGGCTGATTCCGAGTCATCATCCTCTGAAGAGGAAAATGAGTCTGAGAGTCCACCAACTGAAAACCAGGCTCTTCAAGCTACAAGTAATCGCCCCCACCTCAGTGAGGCTGAACGGGCCCGACGCCGTGAAGGCCACTTGTGCCTCTACTGCGGCCATCCTGGTCATTTTGCCAGAGATTGCCCTGTCAAGCCTCATCGTGCCCAGCAGGCGGGAAACATGGAGGCCCGGCGGTAAGGGGGATCCCGGGCGGGCCAATCTACAAATACGCGTCCCCCTCTCTCCCAATATCTATGTCCCGTACCCTATGGCTTACTGTTGAGATACGACTTGGAAGACGACAGTTCTTTGAGCAAGCAATGGTGGATTCAGGCTCCTACAGAAACAGCATCGATCGCTCTGTGGTTCTTCGAGAGAAGATACCAATCCGCAATAACATCTTCCCTCTCATGCTAGAAACAGTTGATGGGCGTCCACTGATTAATGGACCTGTAACCAAAGAAACACCACCTCTTGAAGTCAAAATTGGAAACCACGTTGAAGAGCTCCAGTTTGATATTATTCACGCACCACGTTACCCTCTAATTCTTGGAATCCACTGGCTTGAGACCCACGACCCGAACATCGAGTGGAGCACCCGAACTGTGTCCTTTCCATCGCGTTATTGTCATTATAATTGCTTCAGGCACAGGTGGAATCGAAGACGGCGTGATGAAATAATTGCTGGTTAGATGGTGGGTCCTAGTGACTTCCGGCCATCTGTCTTCTGTTACCTCAGCTGTCATCAGCATTTGCTGCTCTCAGAATCTTCCACTGAACCTCTCTCTGGCTATGAACTAAGGCTACCTGTACAACGACGCTGCCTCTtggatgatggactgaacctgaCGACTTTGAGCTGCTTCCCCCCACCAACCTTGcatgcctccctccctctttgaACCCTGCATTATGTGGGGCTATTTTCATTACTATTCACACTAACAATATGCATGAGACTAGATATTAGAAACTAATACTGAAAAGTGTAGCTGTTagactgatttttattattttctaatcaATATGACTTTATCACGTATCTTCAATTTTTCCCAATAAAAATAACCTTCAAGTAAAAATTTTTTGATAATCAATAAACAATGGCATCTGTTGCTTGTGTTTAAGTTGATTTACTGGGTTAGctgaggaaaagggaaagggacTAGTaagttgggagggaggaagagaggaagggagggagggagagagggagggagggagggagggagggaggtagggagggagggagggaggcaaaagGTGGGTTGAAGGGAGGAAGGCAAAAGGTGAGAgggatgaaggagggagggagtcaaGGGGtgggaaggatgaaggaaggagggagggaaaggagaggaagtcagaaatggagaaagggagggagcaaggagggaaagggaagagagaggggagggagagacttGGGAAGGGCTTAAGGTTGGGGAGTCCTGTGAATTCCTGGAGTGATAGGTCAGAGGGTGGTAGTATAGGTAGAGGGAGAGCCATAAAGGTTTGGGCTTAGGATTGGGTGAAGCGTGGAAGAGTAAGCAGTGATAAGGTTGAGAGAAGCTTTTGGGGGAAACTGGGAGGAAATGAGAAGACTGCTGGGATctgagggcaggggtgaggggagggaaaATTCTGACAAAGGACAGCACTGGCAGAGTCACAAGCAACTTGGACTTCAGAAGCTGACCAAACAAAGAGCTGCAAAGCAGGTAATGATACTCCATTGGTGACCTACCCCTCCCTGTAAATGGGTATGCATCCCTTATTCCCTGCATCACCAGAACTTGTCCTAGAAGACCTGACTGCTCCGATTATGGCATATGAGCAGGGTGGTGGGAATCAGTTTTTAACATATATGGTTGGGAGGAGTCACCTCTCCCACATTTACAGGTTCCTCTACCCTGCAAGTCATGCTGCTTGCATggcacacagagaaagcaaagtcATGAGACAACAATGTCTTTGTGGCCCTGAAAGGGCCTAATGTCTTGACttaggttacacacacacacacacacacacacacacacacacacacacacacacacacgttggggAGGGTTAGATAGCTGGGTGAAAGGTGAAAGAGCAATCCATGCCCATCTTAACTTTCTTTTGTGGTCTCAACTTCCTCCTTGGAATTTCACTGAAGCCACATGAATGAGATTGATCTTATATAGAAAGATGATCAAATAAAAAGAGCCCCTCATTTCCTCCAGTTACAATATCAGGCATCTTGCACACATTAATTATCTCATTGCCTCTAAGAACAATCTAGTAAAGCAGTTGTGTATCCTTTTGTTTTACAATAAGCAGAATCCCAACACACCTAGTAAGTCATACAGCTAGTAAGTAATGGAGGCCTCTGAGCTCCAACCCCTATGCTTTTTCCTCTACAGCATATCAAACTCCCAAATGCAGAGGTGAGTGCCGAACAAGACTATGGAAGCAGAAAGGTAGGTATGGTAATCCTAAAAAGGaggggaaatggagagagaaaaactTCATGGCCCTCTTAAATAGTAGGGAAGAGAAATATCAGCACATACGTCCTACACTTCTCTTCCCTACTTAATCCTACACTTGCCTAGCCTAAGTACAGGGACAGAATCACCTATATCTCTAACCTGGACAGCATAGTTTAACATAACACTGGCACACAGAAGGTTGTCCACAGCAACTGACTCAATTATTATTTAAAGGGAGCTTCTTTGTACAATGTGGGTTTgtgtagtgattttttttctactcaagATTCAccccaactttaaaaaaaacttcaagcagcaacaaaagaaaagtaaTGTCTCTTATTATTCAAACTCCCCTAGAGCTATGAAGACCAAATGTGGATATTTCCCCAGGACTGAGGATTCATGGAACACAGAGTTTTCTGTGCAAAACTGGGAGAGTTCTGGGCAAAGTGAGATTGCTGGTCATCTTACCTAGGCCCTACAGTTTTCTATTTAgctataaagatttatttaatgtacaaCTCTTCATATCAGTACTATAATAATAGAATCACATACATTATGAACTAGAAAAGACTCAAAAAAGCCTCTTTCCTTAATCTTACACGTGGAGTTAAGGAAGTTCAGAGAATGGGAAATTACCTATCATAAATAACATCACTCTGATATCCTGATATCAAATCCAGTGCTCTCTTTTCATGTTGAGAAGCTATCCCAAGCCAATAATTAAAACTCAAGTCTGTGGCCAGCACTGAGGGAGGTTGTGTAGACAATGCTAAATAATGATGTGAGAGGATTATGTGGTCAAAAAGAGGAAAACCAGCAAGCATTCTAGACAGTTAGCAAGGACAATCAAGTGCTAAATTCTATAGTAACAACAAATACACTGAAAATGAAATGTATCAGTTGGTGAGATTCACAAGACCTGGGACTGGAGATccagcttagcagttaagagtgcatgttgttcttgcagaactccagttcagttcccagcacccacatcagacaaaTCATAAACACTTTTAActgcagttccaagggatctaatgccccCTTATGGCCATTTTAGGCaactgcacttacacacacacacacacacacacacacacacagagggaggtggagggaattaaaaataaaataaataatttttaaaagactcatGAGAACTTCTAGTTAATGACCACTTGATTTTCACAAGCACTATGATAGATAAGATAATATCATTTTTACTTGTTCCCActgtacatacataaaaatctactgtacatttataaaaatcaaagaaatgaagCCCACTGAATTCAGATTCCTTGTCAGGCTTCATACAGCCAAGAACTGTTGGATGTTATAAACAAACACTGAGTGCTGGGAAGATAGGccagtctgtaaagtgcttgctgtgtgaggataaggacctgagttcagatccccagcacttaaGTAAAAGTGAGGTGTAGAGGCAAGTGTCTATAGTCCTACAgctgggaa comes from the Peromyscus maniculatus bairdii isolate BWxNUB_F1_BW_parent chromosome X, HU_Pman_BW_mat_3.1, whole genome shotgun sequence genome and includes:
- the Rtl3 gene encoding retrotransposon Gag-like protein 3 translates to MVEDLAASYVALKLENEILQAQVKRLMEENAALQAQIPELQKSGAAKEDEPLRKSSAAQEPPDSPELLEPPAARASQKPWEPPATTESGGTPEIKQPREPSAIREPSESSATREFMGLPEIKESQKSPETKESGGPSAITEFRGSPEVKEPHSSPKFKEYWEPQEPPKVKEYWDPPEPPDSTAAWGLQEPSKVKEAHSPPELQKLSAWKPPATKEPQETQKALESPATQKPHASPRGYDFPAVWEAGPTHIQGTPAIKELQNSQLHNPTNDEESQTVPEYQETSSQLEPLEHPATQEPLEPRVPQEPLDSSDAEEFLELSVPEESLEGLIVVGTGTASAFSQAHSRLEAATLPLEYLAFNGDSQKLAEFLIQLNSYLRTRGHLYLTEAALVNLIGSFIGEAGRWFQPLADIQNPLLEQFGRFIRVLQNIFDNPESMEVANQGLPQLRQGEEGPVHRSTTSFHLIAQELNLDESTFCIPFQEELASSIQNELSCTSPATSLSDVIIQCVTLEEKTDGKADSESSSSEEENESESPPTENQALQATSNRPHLSEAERARRREGHLCLYCGHPGHFARDCPVKPHRAQQAGNMEARR